DNA from Streptomyces luteogriseus:
CGCCTGGATCGAGCGGGCCTGGCGCGGCGGGCAGCGGGTGCTGGTCAACGACCTCGTCACCAACGGCGTGATCTGCTCGGTGTACTTCTTCAAGGACCGCTCCTGTGACGAGATGACGTCCATCCGGCTGCAGGCCAAGCTGACGTACGACATGCAGGCCTACGTCGACACGATGTACGGCGGGCCCGGCAAGGGCTGGTTCCGGGTCGTCACCGACAGCGCGCAGGCCCGCAAGGTCATCGAGCAGGGCAAGCTGGCGGTGGTCATGGGGGTCGAGACGTCGGAGCCGTTCGGCTGCAAGCAGGTCCTGGACATCGCGCAGTGCAGCAAGGCCGACATCGACAAGGGGCTCGACGAGCTCCACGCGCTGGGCGTGCGCAGCATGTTCCTGTGCCACAAGTTCGACAACGCCCTGTGCGGGGTGCGCTTCGACTCGGGCTCGCTCGGGACGGCCATCAACGTCGGGCAGTTCCTGTCGACCGGCACCTACTGGAAGACCGAGACGTGCAAGGGCCCGCAGCACGACAACCCCATCGGCAACGCGGCGGCGCCCGCGGCGGAGAAGAAGCTGCCGGCGGGTGAGGAGGTCCCGTCGTACAGCGCCGACGCCCGGTGCAATGTGCGCGGGCTCACCGATCTCGGCGAGTACGCCGTCCGCGGCATGATGAAGCGCGGCATGATGCTGGAGATCGACCACATGAGCGTCAAGGCCACCGGCCGGGTGCTCGACATCTTCGAGGCCGAGTCCTACCCCGGCGTGCTCTCCTCGCACAGCTGGATGGACATGGACTGGACCGAGCGGGTCTATGCCCTCGGCGGTTTCATCGCCCAGTACATGCACGGCTCGGAGGGCTTCGTCGCGGAGGCGAAGCGCACCGAGGCCCTGCGGGACAAGTACGGCGTGGGCTACGGCTACGGCACCGACATGAACGGCGTCGGCGGCTGGCCGGGACCGCGCGGGGCGGACGCGCCGAACAAGGTCATCTACCCGTTCACGAGCGTCGACGGCGGGTCGGTCATCGACCGGCAGACCACCGGCGAGCGCACCTGGGACCTGAACACCGACGGCGCCGCCCACTACGGCCTCGTCCCGGACTGGATCGAGGACATCCGCCGGGTCGGCGGCCAGGACACGGTCGACGACCTGTTCCGGGGCGCGGAGTCCTACCTCGGCACCTGGGGGGCCTCCGAGAAGCACAAGGCCGGCGTCAACCTCGCGGCGGGAGCGGCCACTTCGGCCAGCTCCTCGGAATGGAGCCTGTTCACGAGCCACCAGCCGAACCGGGCCGTCGACGGGGACCGCCGTACCCGCTGGGCCAGCGACTGGAGTGACGACCAGTGGTACCAGGTCGACCTCGGCTCGGCGCGGACCGTCGGGCGGGTCACCCTCGACTGGGAGCAGGCGTACGCGAAGTCGTACCGGATCGAGCTGTCCTCCGACGGCCAGAACTGGCGGACCGCCTGGTCCACCACCGCCGGTGACGGCGGCCTGGACACCGCGCGGTTCGCCGGCACACCGGCCAGGTACGTCCGCGTCCACGGCCTGGAGCGCGGCACCGGCTGGGGCTACTCCCTCCACGAAGTCGGCGTCCACAGCGGCTGACCGGCCACGAGAGGGGATCCATGGCACGGTTGCCGTCCGCCGAGCGGCGGCGACAGCTCACCGAAGCGGCGATCAGGGCGATGGCCCGGGACGGCGTCCCCAGGACGACGACCCGGTCCATCGCCGCCGAGGCGGGCGTCTCGCTGAGCGTCTTCCACTACTGCTTCGACTCCAAGCAGCAGCTGATCGAGTCCGTGATCACCACCATCACCGGGCACTACGTGACGGTGGTGAAGGAGGCCATCCGGCCCAGAGCCACCCTCGAGGAGACCGTCCGGGCGGGCTTCCAGGCGTACTGGGACCATGTCCGCGCCCACCCCGACGAGCACATGCTCACCTACGAACTCACGCAGTACGCCCTGCGCCAGCCCGGTTTCGAGCATCTGGCGCGCCGTCAGTACGAGCTGTACGCCGAGGCGTACACCGAGCTCATCGACCAGCTGCGCGAGGCCATGGGGCTGCGCCTGCGGGTGCCCGTCCCCGTCCTGGCCCGCTATCTGGCCGCCATGACAGACGGCCTGACGCTCAGCCATCTCGTGCTCGGCGACGACACGGCCTGGACGGGCGTCCTCGACATGGTCGTCACGCACGTCGCCGGGCTGGTGCAGGAGAACTGACGGGCGTCCCTCCCGAATCGGTTGTCATGGGAACGGCCCTGAGGGGCATTCGAACAAAACAAGTCGAAAGTGAGGAGAGTGCGGCCCGTTCGGTCCGTGCCATCGACAACTGGGAGTTTTCCATGGCGAGTTACGGCGGTTCCTCTGCCGCGTCCTCCGGTTCGCGCACCAACGGCCTGGCGATCGCGAGCCTGTGCTGCGGCATCATCGGCCTGTTCTTCCTGAACATCATCCTCGGCCCGCTGGCCATCGTCTTCGGTGCTGTCGCCCGTCGTCAGGCGTCGGTCAGGAACGGTGCCGGAATGGCGAAGGCCGGCATCATCCTCGGCATCGTCGACGTGGTCCTGTGGCTGGTGCTCCTGGCCATAGCCAGCAGCAACGGCGGCTTCAGCTGGTACGTCGGCGGCTAGTGTCCGTCGCGGTCCTCTTGCGGGCGCGGTACGCGGCTGCCTTGATCTTGTTGCCGCAGGAGTCCATCCCGCACCACTGGCGCCGCATGCCCCGTGAGCGGTCGATGTAGGTGCGGGTGCACTCCGGGTTGCCGCACTCCTTGAGCAGGGGCACGTCCGGGCCGCTCAGGAGCTCGACGGCGTGCCGCGCCACCAGGGAGAGGGCCTCGTCCGGCGTCGCCTGCGTCCAGCGCCCCGACGGGGTGAGCTGGGGCACCGCGGGCGACGTGCGGGCCGCGTTGTTCACGACGGTCAGCGACGCCCCGTCGTACTCCTCCCCGAGCCGGCGGGCGGTGACGAGTTGGTAGACCGCCTCCCGTACGGCCCTCGCCCGCTCGATGTCGGCCTCCTGGCCCGGGGAGACGGCGTCGACCAGGCCGGACTCCACGTACCAGGCATTCAGCCGCTCCGGCGTCACGAACATCTCGAAGCGCACCGAACGGCGGGCTCGGAGGGTGGCGGCGAAGTCGAGTGCCGGGTTTCCGCAGACGAAGACATGGTCGAGGTTCACGTCACCATTCTGACCGGTGACCATTTCTGCGGCAAGCCTCAGAGGCGGTCGGCGTCGACGACGGCCCGCGCGAAGGCGGCGCCTCCTGGGCACGTTGTGCCCGATGCCCGGCAGGGTGCGGTGCGCGTAGAGGCCGGTGAACCTGTCCCGGTACGAGGTGCCGCCGCCCGGAGCGGTGAAGGGGTCCCGCTCGGCGTCGAGCGTGACGGTGGGAACCCCGATCGTGGGGCGGGCGGCGAGCCGCTTCTCCAGTGCGTCGTAACGGCGCTCGCCGTCGGCGAGGCTCAGCCGCCGGCGGTAGTGGTGGACCACGACGGCCGTCACCGTCTCGGCTGTCGCCGACCGACTCCCTGAGACCCCCTGCCGCACCGCGCGCGGGTCAACGGCCGCCCCACTCCAGCTGTTCGGTCAGTTCCCCGTCGCCGGGGCGGGGCGCCGGTGCGGCCGGGCGGCTGTGGGTGCCCCGGGAGATGCCGCCGCTGACGGTGATGTTGTGTTCCACGCGGGGGCGGCGGAGGTTCTCGTAGGCGGTCAGGGCGGTGTCGCGGTCCGGTGCGTCACGCAGGGACTTGGCCAGGATGACGGCGTCCTCCAGGGCCATGGAGGCTCCCTGACCGGTGGCCGGGGAGGCCGCGTGGGCCGCGTCGCCGATGAGCAGACAGCGGGCGGAGCGCCAGGGCATTCCCCGCGGCAGTTCCGTGGCGTCGGTGACCAGGATGTCGTCGGCCGTGGCCGCGACGATGCCGGCGGCGGGGGTGGCGTCCTCGCGCAGGAGCGGGCCGAGGAGATCGCGGTGGTGGGCCGCTGTGCCCCGCGCGATCTCCTCGGGGGTCAAGGGGTCGCCGGCGACGCGGGCGAACCAGTAGGTCTCGCCCTCGGGGGACGTCGTGTGGCCGAAGGCGACGGACGCACCGCGGATGAAGGTGATGACGCCGGTCGCTCCGGGGCAGGGGGCGTCGGCGGTGCGGCCGTAGAAGACCCGCTCGCCCGCGTACCGGGGCCGGGCGGTGGGGGCGATCGAACGGCGGACGGTGGAGTGCAGGCCGTCGGCGCCGATGAGGAGGTCGGCGGTCGCGGTGGCGCCGTCGGCGAAGTGCGCCGTGACGGAGTCCGGGCGTTCGTCGACGGAAACGAGCCGTGCGCCGTGCCGGACGGGGATGCCCCTGCGGGCCGCCTCGGCCTGGAGCGCGGTGTTGAGGTCGCCGCGCCGCAGGCACCGGTAGCGCAGGGCGGGGTCCTCCGCTTCCCCGAGGGGCCTGGCCGCCCTCTCCGTGCCGGAGCCGTCGAGCATCCGCATCCCGGTCAAGGGGAAGCCGAGGGCGGTGACCGCGGCGGTGGCGTCGATCTGGGCGAGGGCGCGCATGCCGTTGCTCGCCAGCGTGAGGAACGCGCCGATGTCCTCGGCCGCGTCCGGATGCGCCTCGTACACGGCGACGTCGAACCCGGCCTTGCGCAGGGCGAGCGCCGCCGCGGTGCCGGCCGCTCCGCCGCCGATGACGAGTAACCGCCCCACGTCTGACGCCCCTTCGGTTCGCGCGGCCCTACGTCAGGAATCGTACGGTCCGTCGCCGGTCGCGGTGTCGGGCCGGGCACGGCCGGGGGCCAGGCGGCGGTAGGCGGCCCG
Protein-coding regions in this window:
- a CDS encoding galactose-binding domain-containing protein, whose protein sequence is MISSGRPYRRKNITVVSLLLLVLSIALGPTPSTAAGNDWWDPTARPAPDSRINVTGEPFTGTDAEGKVRGFVDAHDHILSNEAFGGRLICGKAFSEQGVADALKDCPEHYPDGSLAIFDFITNGGDGKHDPNGWPTFKDWPRHDSLTHQQNYYAWIERAWRGGQRVLVNDLVTNGVICSVYFFKDRSCDEMTSIRLQAKLTYDMQAYVDTMYGGPGKGWFRVVTDSAQARKVIEQGKLAVVMGVETSEPFGCKQVLDIAQCSKADIDKGLDELHALGVRSMFLCHKFDNALCGVRFDSGSLGTAINVGQFLSTGTYWKTETCKGPQHDNPIGNAAAPAAEKKLPAGEEVPSYSADARCNVRGLTDLGEYAVRGMMKRGMMLEIDHMSVKATGRVLDIFEAESYPGVLSSHSWMDMDWTERVYALGGFIAQYMHGSEGFVAEAKRTEALRDKYGVGYGYGTDMNGVGGWPGPRGADAPNKVIYPFTSVDGGSVIDRQTTGERTWDLNTDGAAHYGLVPDWIEDIRRVGGQDTVDDLFRGAESYLGTWGASEKHKAGVNLAAGAATSASSSEWSLFTSHQPNRAVDGDRRTRWASDWSDDQWYQVDLGSARTVGRVTLDWEQAYAKSYRIELSSDGQNWRTAWSTTAGDGGLDTARFAGTPARYVRVHGLERGTGWGYSLHEVGVHSG
- a CDS encoding TetR/AcrR family transcriptional regulator; this translates as MARLPSAERRRQLTEAAIRAMARDGVPRTTTRSIAAEAGVSLSVFHYCFDSKQQLIESVITTITGHYVTVVKEAIRPRATLEETVRAGFQAYWDHVRAHPDEHMLTYELTQYALRQPGFEHLARRQYELYAEAYTELIDQLREAMGLRLRVPVPVLARYLAAMTDGLTLSHLVLGDDTAWTGVLDMVVTHVAGLVQEN
- a CDS encoding DUF4190 domain-containing protein produces the protein MASYGGSSAASSGSRTNGLAIASLCCGIIGLFFLNIILGPLAIVFGAVARRQASVRNGAGMAKAGIILGIVDVVLWLVLLAIASSNGGFSWYVGG
- a CDS encoding CGNR zinc finger domain-containing protein, encoding MNLDHVFVCGNPALDFAATLRARRSVRFEMFVTPERLNAWYVESGLVDAVSPGQEADIERARAVREAVYQLVTARRLGEEYDGASLTVVNNAARTSPAVPQLTPSGRWTQATPDEALSLVARHAVELLSGPDVPLLKECGNPECTRTYIDRSRGMRRQWCGMDSCGNKIKAAAYRARKRTATDTSRRRTS
- a CDS encoding FAD-dependent oxidoreductase, with amino-acid sequence MGRLLVIGGGAAGTAAALALRKAGFDVAVYEAHPDAAEDIGAFLTLASNGMRALAQIDATAAVTALGFPLTGMRMLDGSGTERAARPLGEAEDPALRYRCLRRGDLNTALQAEAARRGIPVRHGARLVSVDERPDSVTAHFADGATATADLLIGADGLHSTVRRSIAPTARPRYAGERVFYGRTADAPCPGATGVITFIRGASVAFGHTTSPEGETYWFARVAGDPLTPEEIARGTAAHHRDLLGPLLREDATPAAGIVAATADDILVTDATELPRGMPWRSARCLLIGDAAHAASPATGQGASMALEDAVILAKSLRDAPDRDTALTAYENLRRPRVEHNITVSGGISRGTHSRPAAPAPRPGDGELTEQLEWGGR